In one Tessaracoccus palaemonis genomic region, the following are encoded:
- a CDS encoding NfeD family protein, which produces MTWFLIIGGAGLLLVLISLIVGDVVDGLLDLDFLDGDLFSLTSIAAFLGAFGFGGALGLSLLDLMPVAIACGLVIGFLAAWGAVKLTRALKSGEDSSTFRSDSLIGQPARVITAIPETGFGEITLTASGHVRKFSARADGEVAAGDEVWVSAIVSPTAVEVTRVIHTPELNT; this is translated from the coding sequence GTGACGTGGTTTCTGATCATCGGCGGCGCGGGACTCCTGCTCGTGCTGATCTCGCTGATCGTCGGCGACGTCGTCGACGGACTCCTGGACCTGGATTTCCTCGACGGCGACCTCTTCTCGCTGACCAGCATCGCGGCCTTCCTCGGCGCCTTCGGCTTCGGCGGCGCGCTGGGCCTGTCCCTCCTCGACCTGATGCCCGTCGCCATCGCCTGCGGACTCGTCATCGGGTTCCTCGCAGCCTGGGGCGCCGTGAAACTCACCCGGGCGCTGAAGTCCGGCGAGGACTCCTCGACCTTCCGCTCCGACTCCCTGATCGGCCAGCCGGCACGCGTCATCACCGCGATCCCGGAGACCGGCTTCGGAGAGATCACCCTGACCGCGTCGGGCCACGTGCGGAAGTTCTCCGCCCGCGCCGACGGTGAGGTCGCGGCCGGCGACGAGGTGTGGGTTTCCGCGATCGTCTCCCCCACCGCCGTCGAGGTCACGCGCGTGATCCACACCCCGGAACTCAACACCTAG
- a CDS encoding DUF3375 domain-containing protein, producing the protein MTNNRVEAAYRRANTAFRNPTLDLLHGRYAPFVVAVLSLLFTADRPTVPVADAHVEVDEMISELRAAGYDEEDSPRLPAGAAREICRYWVRVGWLVPQIDDDVEVYRLSAYAVGALEIAGRAGASPTRVSRSRVRTLLEAVDRLAEDADVDPHRRLERLLRERDELDAQIRELQEGADPEPIDDESLLEEAENVLHLARELPADFARVAESIKAMQRDVIADLRRDIRPTGGVLREYLQRGQHVMQATPEGRAFAGALRLIGDPERIDQLATQLRDLQLRPFASLLDDAQRAELDAIGRRVEQGVQEVLTAQRRASHVITAQVRTHDPVRDRQVDELLRSVMSGLQTWMQDSRAGDRVEPLRSFPHADVGHLRQTTSDLVPPGAPAPLAEAGDVEFLDGDAQAWGGPRYTELEDYVAGLGDRFDLGGAFEEAADETRRPVDLLGLLEIAHRNGMEERDDVSVVEALRPDGTTRRFAFGAVTARTAKQEKND; encoded by the coding sequence GTGACGAACAACCGTGTGGAGGCCGCGTACCGGCGCGCGAACACGGCGTTCAGGAACCCCACCCTCGACCTGCTGCACGGCCGCTACGCCCCGTTCGTCGTCGCGGTGCTGTCGCTGCTGTTCACCGCCGACCGGCCGACGGTGCCCGTCGCCGACGCGCACGTCGAGGTCGACGAGATGATCTCCGAGCTGCGCGCGGCGGGCTACGACGAGGAGGACAGCCCTCGGCTGCCCGCGGGCGCCGCGCGGGAGATCTGCCGCTACTGGGTGCGGGTCGGCTGGCTCGTGCCGCAGATCGACGACGACGTCGAGGTCTACCGGCTGTCGGCCTACGCCGTCGGCGCGCTCGAGATCGCGGGCAGGGCGGGCGCCAGCCCCACGCGGGTGTCGCGGTCGCGCGTCCGGACGCTCCTGGAGGCCGTCGACCGGCTCGCCGAGGACGCCGACGTCGACCCCCACAGGCGTCTGGAGCGGCTCCTGCGGGAACGCGACGAGCTCGACGCGCAGATCCGGGAGCTGCAGGAGGGGGCCGACCCGGAGCCCATCGACGACGAATCCCTGCTCGAGGAGGCCGAGAACGTCCTGCACCTGGCCCGCGAGCTGCCCGCCGACTTCGCGCGCGTCGCCGAGTCCATCAAGGCCATGCAACGTGACGTCATCGCCGACCTCCGCCGCGACATCCGTCCCACCGGCGGGGTCCTGCGCGAGTATCTGCAGCGCGGCCAGCACGTCATGCAGGCGACGCCCGAGGGCCGCGCCTTCGCCGGGGCCCTGCGCCTGATCGGCGACCCGGAGCGCATCGACCAGCTCGCCACCCAGTTGCGCGACCTGCAGCTGCGGCCCTTCGCGAGCCTCCTCGACGATGCCCAGCGCGCGGAACTGGACGCCATCGGCCGCCGCGTCGAGCAGGGGGTCCAGGAGGTGCTGACCGCGCAGCGCCGGGCGTCGCACGTCATCACGGCCCAGGTCCGGACCCACGACCCGGTCCGCGACCGGCAGGTCGACGAGCTGCTGCGCTCCGTGATGTCCGGGCTGCAGACGTGGATGCAGGACTCGCGCGCCGGCGACCGGGTCGAGCCGCTGCGCAGCTTCCCCCACGCCGACGTCGGCCACCTGCGTCAGACGACCAGCGACCTCGTTCCGCCCGGCGCGCCCGCGCCGCTCGCCGAGGCCGGCGACGTCGAGTTCCTCGACGGCGACGCGCAGGCCTGGGGCGGCCCGCGCTACACCGAACTCGAGGACTACGTGGCCGGGCTCGGCGACCGGTTCGACCTCGGCGGCGCGTTCGAGGAGGCGGCCGACGAGACCCGCCGTCCCGTAGACCTGCTCGGCCTCCTGGAGATCGCCCACCGCAACGGCATGGAGGAACGCGACGACGTCTCCGTCGTCGAGGCGCTCCGCCCCGACGGCACCACCCGACGGTTCGCATTCGGTGCCGTCACCGCGCGCACCGCGAAGCAGGAGAAGAATGACTGA
- a CDS encoding DUF4194 domain-containing protein, whose translation MTDPMDQQDWEDPFVAPVAMEEDPEELFAGDRGVLDADVRRVLVRLLQRRFLLADRNRDDWRVLLDNQQLIESRLHDLFVQLTIDHDRGVAYKKQVRSDELEVPILLRDDAYTRAETLVLVHLRTVYQRESTAGEASVRVDVEEVEQTVLTYFAESDGDTARRQKAVRKALDRLRQDGIVEEESEGRYRISALVEIVLSSERMRELDDWLREQAARRAVGLAADDSLGAAVDAEDTDREEDDE comes from the coding sequence ATGACTGACCCGATGGACCAGCAGGACTGGGAGGACCCGTTCGTCGCCCCGGTGGCGATGGAGGAGGACCCCGAGGAGCTGTTCGCCGGCGACCGCGGCGTGCTCGACGCCGACGTGCGGCGCGTGCTCGTCCGGCTGCTGCAGCGCCGCTTCCTGCTCGCCGACCGCAACCGCGACGACTGGCGCGTGCTGCTGGACAACCAGCAGCTCATCGAGTCGCGGCTGCACGACCTGTTCGTGCAGCTCACCATCGACCACGACCGCGGCGTCGCCTACAAGAAGCAGGTCCGCTCCGACGAGCTCGAGGTGCCGATCCTGCTGCGCGACGACGCCTACACGCGCGCTGAGACGCTCGTCCTCGTCCACCTCCGCACCGTCTACCAGCGCGAGTCCACGGCCGGTGAGGCGTCGGTGCGCGTCGACGTCGAGGAGGTCGAGCAGACCGTGCTGACGTACTTCGCCGAGTCCGACGGCGACACAGCCAGGCGCCAGAAGGCGGTCCGCAAGGCCCTCGACAGGCTCCGCCAGGACGGCATCGTCGAAGAGGAGTCGGAGGGCCGCTACCGGATCAGCGCGCTGGTGGAGATCGTGCTCAGCTCGGAGCGGATGCGCGAGCTGGACGACTGGCTCCGCGAGCAGGCCGCCCGCCGCGCCGTCGGGCTCGCCGCCGACGACTCGCTCGGAGCCGCGGTTGACGCCGAGGACACCGACAGGGAAGAGGACGACGAATGA
- a CDS encoding ATP-binding protein: MTMLDTLFGLIPAASRGQQWVAEDLQLVNWGGYDGPHRVRFSPTATLLCGGSGSGKSTLMDAYIALMMPHTTPFNGASNGGVTGRPRGQEQRNILSYGRGKLDESRTAEGTKLRVLRGDGEDTWTAIAMTWGDHDGTRFTAVRAWYIPAGARLLDDTVRVRGTVDGQFDLRSLEPAAAHRLSDAAVKAAGLDTVATDREFSARLHSVLGIGAAGAGTKAMSLLARIQAGQQITTVDDLYKRMVLEDPETLATADAVVAHFDELESTHARMVTARQQVRALEPIREQRASIEQAAERMRLIDAVGSFDDPGSAATLWKAERRLGLLRSVERELHGTKQARDSVVREKEAAADAAEVAREGLAEVLRAAGGDKLETAERELRALERRLSDVRATRARLDESLAVLGEDVTTSKQFARLADRARAALTDPAPKQSARDAYAEAKSARNAAEDEVRALEAERDHAQRATGNFPTHLSRAREQLALAAGLTVEDLPFVGELIEVRTEFEPWREAFNLALGGFARTLLIDAAHLPRFRAAINGVRVSERLSFEGVHTGLPTTDRRDPRTLPGRLDYRTGPFTGWLQDRLEEQFNFVCVDSSDDLSRHGRALTITGQLARGSRGAHGGQGRANLLGFSNDRRLADLARLIAEARGRLADSIDACGVAEGALDAVDAQAAAHRKVCELSWEQVDVAAVEGEQEKWHSIIEQVTEGNPRIADLQQQLKAARRNVDALKEAIGRAKSAAETVEQRWGAVMEEVDEAQAVIDAAEDDERVVADDHAVYLAGQFEGDVDDEAGPPSDQLERFDVALASASQRLRRDHETAQQTLVQQRELLGRTLANFLERWPNPNLLADPDTSVGDFERILDDLETSGLHELEKEWRDSLLTLSGNDLTSLDSALGRALREIRDRIEPINAIMRDLPFYDDDHRLQITTRENQSEPRRKFRRDLRAVREAIDGAVSDADREQVYLRMSKLIQRIRRTAPDFADLIDVRNHVRVSAERVNAVTKEHVALYDHIGEKSGGESQELIAFIVGAALRYQLGDAGSARPRYAPVFLDEALIKADAHFTKRAIGAWRGLGFQLIIGAPNDKYSAIEPHVDVEYDILKDTRGRSWAKPKVAFAASDAQPEPQLEF, from the coding sequence ATGACGATGCTCGACACGCTCTTCGGCCTCATCCCCGCCGCCTCGCGCGGGCAGCAGTGGGTGGCCGAGGACCTGCAGCTGGTCAACTGGGGCGGCTACGACGGCCCGCACCGCGTGCGCTTCTCGCCCACCGCCACGCTGCTGTGCGGCGGGTCGGGCTCCGGCAAGTCGACGCTGATGGACGCCTACATCGCGCTCATGATGCCCCACACCACACCGTTCAACGGCGCCTCCAACGGCGGCGTGACCGGGCGCCCGCGCGGCCAGGAGCAGCGCAACATCCTCTCCTACGGGCGCGGGAAGCTCGACGAGTCACGCACGGCCGAGGGCACGAAGCTCCGGGTGCTGCGCGGCGACGGCGAGGACACCTGGACCGCCATCGCGATGACGTGGGGCGACCACGACGGCACCCGCTTCACCGCCGTCCGCGCCTGGTACATCCCCGCGGGCGCTCGGCTGTTGGACGACACGGTCCGCGTGCGGGGCACCGTCGACGGGCAGTTCGACCTGCGCTCGCTGGAGCCCGCCGCCGCTCACCGGCTGAGCGACGCGGCCGTGAAGGCCGCCGGTCTCGACACCGTCGCGACGGACCGAGAGTTCTCCGCCCGCCTGCACTCGGTCCTCGGCATCGGCGCGGCCGGGGCCGGGACCAAGGCGATGAGCCTGCTCGCCCGGATCCAGGCCGGTCAGCAGATCACCACGGTCGACGACCTGTACAAGCGCATGGTGCTCGAGGACCCCGAGACGCTGGCGACGGCCGACGCGGTCGTCGCGCACTTCGATGAGCTGGAGTCGACGCACGCGCGGATGGTGACGGCGCGCCAGCAGGTCCGCGCGCTGGAGCCGATCCGCGAGCAGCGCGCGAGTATCGAGCAGGCCGCCGAGCGCATGCGGCTGATCGACGCCGTCGGATCCTTCGACGACCCCGGCTCGGCCGCGACGCTGTGGAAGGCGGAGCGCAGGCTCGGGCTGCTGCGCAGCGTCGAGCGTGAGCTGCACGGGACCAAGCAGGCCAGGGACTCCGTCGTCCGCGAGAAGGAGGCGGCCGCCGACGCCGCGGAGGTGGCGCGCGAGGGTCTCGCCGAGGTCCTGCGGGCAGCCGGCGGCGACAAGCTGGAGACTGCGGAGCGGGAGCTGAGGGCGCTGGAGCGTCGGCTGAGCGACGTCCGGGCGACGCGGGCCCGGCTCGACGAGTCGCTCGCCGTCCTCGGGGAGGACGTGACCACGTCGAAGCAGTTCGCCCGGCTCGCCGACCGCGCGCGTGCCGCGCTGACTGACCCGGCGCCCAAGCAGTCCGCGCGAGATGCCTATGCGGAGGCGAAGAGCGCCAGGAACGCGGCCGAGGACGAGGTCCGGGCGCTGGAGGCCGAGCGCGACCACGCGCAGCGCGCGACCGGCAACTTCCCGACCCACCTGAGCCGGGCGCGCGAGCAGCTGGCCCTTGCGGCGGGGCTGACCGTCGAGGATCTCCCGTTCGTCGGCGAGCTCATCGAGGTGCGCACCGAGTTTGAGCCGTGGCGAGAGGCGTTCAACCTGGCGCTCGGCGGATTCGCTCGGACGCTGCTGATCGACGCGGCTCACCTGCCGCGCTTCCGGGCGGCCATCAACGGCGTCCGCGTGTCCGAGCGGCTGAGCTTCGAGGGCGTCCACACCGGGCTGCCGACGACCGACCGCCGGGACCCGCGGACGCTGCCCGGACGGCTCGACTACCGGACCGGCCCCTTCACGGGCTGGCTGCAGGACCGGCTCGAGGAGCAGTTCAACTTCGTCTGCGTCGACTCTTCCGACGACCTGTCGCGCCACGGCAGGGCGCTGACCATCACGGGCCAGCTCGCCCGCGGCAGCCGGGGAGCGCACGGCGGCCAGGGTCGCGCGAACCTGCTCGGCTTCTCCAACGACCGGCGACTGGCCGACCTCGCCCGGCTGATCGCCGAGGCGCGTGGCAGGCTCGCCGACTCCATCGACGCCTGCGGTGTTGCGGAGGGCGCGCTGGACGCCGTCGACGCCCAGGCCGCCGCCCACCGGAAGGTGTGCGAGCTGTCGTGGGAGCAGGTCGACGTCGCCGCCGTCGAGGGTGAGCAGGAGAAGTGGCACTCGATCATCGAGCAGGTGACCGAGGGCAATCCGCGGATCGCCGATCTGCAGCAGCAGTTGAAGGCCGCCAGGCGGAACGTCGACGCGCTCAAGGAGGCGATCGGCCGGGCGAAGTCCGCGGCCGAGACCGTCGAGCAGCGGTGGGGTGCCGTCATGGAGGAGGTGGACGAGGCGCAGGCCGTCATCGACGCCGCCGAGGACGACGAGCGGGTGGTTGCCGACGACCATGCGGTCTACCTCGCAGGGCAGTTCGAGGGCGACGTCGACGACGAGGCCGGGCCGCCGTCGGATCAGCTCGAGCGCTTCGATGTGGCGCTGGCCTCCGCGTCCCAGCGGCTGCGCAGGGACCACGAGACCGCTCAGCAGACGCTGGTGCAGCAGCGCGAGCTGCTCGGGCGGACGCTGGCCAACTTCCTCGAACGCTGGCCCAACCCGAACCTCCTGGCCGACCCGGACACGTCGGTGGGCGACTTCGAGCGCATCCTGGACGACCTCGAGACCAGCGGGCTGCACGAGCTGGAGAAGGAATGGCGCGACAGCCTGCTGACCCTTTCCGGCAACGACCTCACCAGCCTCGACTCCGCGCTGGGGCGCGCGCTGCGCGAGATCCGCGACCGGATCGAGCCGATCAACGCGATCATGCGGGACCTGCCGTTCTACGACGACGACCACCGCCTGCAGATCACGACGCGGGAGAACCAGTCCGAGCCGCGCCGGAAGTTCCGCCGCGACCTGCGGGCCGTCCGGGAGGCGATCGACGGCGCCGTCAGCGACGCCGACCGCGAGCAGGTCTACCTCAGGATGTCGAAGCTGATCCAGCGCATCCGGCGCACCGCGCCCGACTTCGCCGATCTCATCGACGTGCGCAACCACGTGCGCGTCAGCGCCGAGCGGGTCAACGCCGTCACGAAGGAGCACGTGGCGCTCTACGACCACATCGGCGAGAAGTCGGGAGGCGAGTCGCAGGAGCTGATCGCGTTCATCGTCGGCGCGGCGCTGCGGTATCAGTTGGGCGACGCGGGCTCGGCCCGGCCGCGGTACGCGCCGGTGTTCCTCGACGAGGCGTTGATCAAGGCCGACGCGCACTTCACCAAGCGCGCCATCGGCGCCTGGCGGGGCCTCGGGTTCCAGCTCATCATCGGCGCGCCGAACGACAAGTACAGCGCCATCGAGCCCCACGTCGACGTCGAGTACGACATCCTGAAGGACACCAGGGGTCGGTCGTGGGCCAAGCCGAAGGTTGCGTTCGCTGCCTCCGACGCCCAGCCCGAGCCCCAGCTCGAGTTCTAG
- a CDS encoding YdeI/OmpD-associated family protein, translating to MIGRHGGTPERPAVFFADAAEFRAWLEANHAVAAELWMGLNKKHVPEQGLTWDDAVPEALCFGWIDSVSQRIDDDTRRQRWTPRKRGSTWSNINVAHVERLTAEGRMTPAGLAAFEARDPSRTGIYSFERDDHAFTPEHAAMLAADADAQRWWDAATETYRRIAMTWVATAKQQTTRDRRMAQLIEDSAAGRLIPSQRYGAEPVWVARNRRALGLGLDPDPRPE from the coding sequence ATGATCGGACGCCACGGAGGGACCCCCGAGCGACCGGCGGTCTTCTTCGCCGACGCTGCCGAGTTCCGCGCATGGCTGGAGGCGAACCACGCCGTCGCCGCGGAACTGTGGATGGGGCTGAACAAGAAACACGTGCCCGAACAGGGCCTGACGTGGGACGACGCCGTGCCCGAGGCCCTGTGCTTCGGGTGGATCGACTCCGTGTCGCAACGCATCGACGACGACACCCGTCGGCAGCGCTGGACCCCACGGAAGCGCGGCAGCACCTGGAGCAACATCAACGTCGCTCACGTCGAACGGCTGACTGCCGAGGGCAGGATGACGCCGGCAGGCCTCGCTGCCTTCGAGGCCAGGGACCCATCGAGGACCGGGATCTACAGCTTCGAGCGCGACGACCACGCCTTCACCCCAGAACACGCGGCCATGCTCGCTGCCGACGCGGACGCCCAGCGCTGGTGGGACGCGGCCACGGAGACCTATCGTCGTATCGCGATGACGTGGGTGGCGACGGCGAAGCAGCAGACCACGCGCGACCGTCGCATGGCGCAGCTGATCGAGGACTCCGCCGCCGGGCGGCTCATCCCCAGCCAGCGCTACGGCGCGGAGCCGGTCTGGGTCGCGCGGAACCGGAGGGCCCTGGGCCTGGGCCTCGACCCGGACCCCCGCCCCGAGTAA
- a CDS encoding DHA2 family efflux MFS transporter permease subunit, whose translation MNSTRSPWPGLWSMIIGFFMILVDSTIVNVALPHIMTGLGAGLNEVIWVTSAYLLAYAVPLLITGRLGDRFGPKPVFLIGLATFTLSSLWCGLSGSIEMLIVARVVQGLGAALMAPQTMAVIMRTFAPDRRGAAMGLWGGVAGAGLLVGPLLGGFLVDAVGWEWIFFVNVPVGLIAIVLVIINVPSLELHAHSFDWVGVVLSSAGLFLIVFGIQEGETYEWGQMPIVGGFSVPVWSLIILGALLMGAFVWWQKVQHGEPLVPLALFADRNFVLSNTAITIVGLVVTAMNIPLFLYLQSGRGLTPSQSALILVPMAVCSGVLSPFTGRFLQDRDARPWTAAGLVGLAIATAWYGFWFDAARSPWWLLLPSALVGISASLIWGPLAMVATRGLPPQLAGAGSGVYNTTRQVGAVIGSAVIAAVTSARLTAHLGEGASTAVGAGGGAMPTQVLDGFAAAMGESMYVPATLLVLAVVSVLFMRPQVASSAP comes from the coding sequence ATGAACTCAACGCGGTCTCCCTGGCCGGGGCTGTGGTCGATGATCATCGGCTTCTTCATGATCCTGGTCGACTCGACCATCGTGAACGTCGCCCTTCCCCACATCATGACCGGCCTCGGCGCCGGGCTGAACGAGGTCATCTGGGTCACCAGCGCGTACCTGCTGGCGTACGCGGTGCCGCTTCTGATCACGGGACGACTCGGCGACAGGTTCGGGCCCAAGCCCGTTTTCCTGATCGGGTTGGCCACGTTCACGCTCTCGTCGTTGTGGTGCGGCCTGTCGGGCAGCATCGAGATGCTGATCGTCGCCCGCGTGGTCCAGGGCCTCGGCGCCGCGCTGATGGCCCCCCAGACGATGGCCGTGATCATGCGCACCTTCGCGCCCGATCGCCGCGGCGCCGCCATGGGGCTGTGGGGAGGCGTCGCGGGGGCGGGGCTGCTCGTCGGTCCGCTGCTCGGCGGCTTCCTCGTCGACGCTGTCGGCTGGGAGTGGATCTTCTTCGTCAACGTCCCGGTCGGGCTCATCGCGATCGTGCTCGTCATCATCAACGTGCCCAGCCTTGAGCTGCACGCGCACTCCTTCGACTGGGTGGGCGTCGTGCTCAGTTCCGCGGGCCTGTTCCTCATCGTGTTCGGCATCCAGGAGGGTGAGACGTACGAGTGGGGCCAGATGCCGATCGTGGGGGGCTTCAGCGTGCCGGTGTGGTCGCTGATCATCCTCGGCGCCCTGCTCATGGGGGCCTTCGTCTGGTGGCAGAAGGTCCAGCACGGCGAGCCACTCGTCCCACTGGCGCTCTTCGCCGACCGCAACTTCGTCCTGTCCAACACGGCCATCACCATCGTCGGCCTCGTCGTGACCGCCATGAACATTCCGTTGTTCCTCTACCTGCAGTCCGGCCGGGGCCTGACCCCGAGCCAGTCGGCGCTCATCCTGGTGCCGATGGCCGTCTGCTCCGGCGTCCTGTCGCCGTTCACCGGTCGATTCCTGCAGGACCGGGACGCGCGTCCGTGGACGGCCGCGGGTCTCGTCGGCCTGGCCATCGCGACAGCCTGGTACGGGTTCTGGTTCGACGCGGCCCGCAGCCCATGGTGGCTCCTGCTCCCCAGCGCGCTGGTCGGCATCTCCGCCTCGCTCATCTGGGGTCCGCTCGCGATGGTTGCGACGCGTGGTCTGCCGCCACAGCTCGCGGGCGCCGGGTCCGGCGTCTACAACACGACCCGCCAGGTCGGCGCGGTGATCGGTTCCGCGGTCATCGCCGCCGTGACGTCCGCCAGGTTGACGGCCCATCTGGGTGAGGGTGCCTCCACGGCGGTCGGCGCCGGCGGCGGCGCGATGCCGACGCAGGTCCTCGACGGCTTCGCCGCTGCGATGGGCGAGTCGATGTACGTGCCCGCCACGCTGCTCGTCCTCGCCGTCGTGTCCGTGCTCTTCATGCGTCCGCAGGTCGCGTCGTCGGCCCCCTGA
- a CDS encoding MBL fold metallo-hydrolase RNA specificity domain-containing protein, with amino-acid sequence MAAVRQATLRFLGAAQTVTGSRHLVTVDGRHTLIDAGLFQGEKQWRLRNRDPFAVPPREIDNILITHAHADHVSYLPALVRHGFRGTIWCTEPTLPLAEIVLRDAAKLQEQAVGDATKGGWSRHPSPEALFTTADVELTLPMFRTVEWDTNVDVDGVMWARWVRAGHILGAASLHVSVGDRSVLFSGDLGRHDHPLLRARETPQAADIVVCESTYGNREHPEPELAHEPLADAIRRTVARGGQVVIPAFAIDRTELVLHALVRLRREGRIPDVPVAVDGPMSLKALDAYRQWPDELAPGVSMSDFTDLDLTETRDTASSKRLNRRRDPMIIVSSSGMAEGGRVLYHLRRLLPDPRNTVVLTGYQAVGTRGRALENGAKALKINGHYVKVAAEIVRDDEFSVHADASDLIDWLAELGREPETVFLVHGEPGASAALAGRIADELGWSAVVPRWGEIVSLLA; translated from the coding sequence ATGGCAGCAGTTCGACAGGCGACGCTGAGGTTCCTGGGTGCGGCGCAGACGGTCACCGGCTCGCGCCACCTCGTGACGGTCGATGGGCGGCACACCCTGATCGACGCGGGGCTGTTCCAGGGCGAGAAGCAGTGGCGGCTCCGCAACCGCGATCCCTTCGCCGTGCCGCCGCGCGAGATCGACAACATCCTCATCACCCACGCGCACGCCGACCACGTCTCCTACCTCCCGGCCCTCGTCAGGCACGGGTTCCGCGGCACGATCTGGTGCACCGAGCCGACGCTGCCGCTGGCGGAGATCGTGCTGCGCGACGCCGCCAAGCTGCAGGAGCAGGCCGTGGGCGACGCGACGAAGGGCGGCTGGTCGCGGCATCCCTCCCCCGAGGCGCTGTTCACCACGGCCGACGTCGAGCTGACGCTGCCGATGTTCCGCACCGTCGAGTGGGACACCAACGTCGACGTCGACGGTGTGATGTGGGCCCGCTGGGTGCGCGCCGGCCACATTCTCGGCGCGGCGAGCCTGCACGTCAGCGTCGGCGACCGCAGCGTGCTGTTCTCCGGCGACCTCGGCCGCCACGACCATCCCCTGCTGCGGGCTCGCGAGACGCCGCAGGCCGCCGACATCGTCGTGTGCGAGTCGACGTACGGCAACAGGGAGCACCCCGAGCCCGAACTGGCGCACGAGCCGCTGGCCGACGCGATCCGTCGCACCGTCGCACGCGGCGGTCAGGTCGTGATCCCGGCGTTCGCGATCGACCGCACCGAACTCGTGCTGCATGCGCTGGTCCGGCTGCGCCGCGAGGGCCGCATCCCCGACGTGCCGGTCGCTGTCGACGGGCCGATGTCACTGAAGGCGCTCGACGCGTACCGGCAGTGGCCGGACGAGCTGGCCCCGGGCGTCAGCATGTCGGACTTCACCGACCTCGATCTAACCGAGACCCGCGACACCGCCTCGTCGAAGAGGCTCAACCGGCGTCGGGATCCGATGATCATCGTCAGCAGTTCCGGCATGGCCGAGGGCGGGCGGGTGCTGTACCACCTGCGCCGACTGCTGCCTGACCCGAGGAACACCGTCGTGCTGACGGGTTACCAGGCCGTCGGCACGCGCGGGCGGGCGCTGGAGAACGGCGCGAAGGCCCTCAAGATCAACGGGCACTACGTGAAGGTGGCCGCGGAGATCGTCCGCGACGACGAGTTCTCGGTCCACGCCGATGCGTCGGACCTGATCGACTGGCTGGCCGAGCTCGGACGCGAGCCGGAGACGGTCTTCCTGGTGCACGGCGAGCCCGGGGCGTCGGCGGCCCTGGCCGGTCGCATCGCCGACGAGCTGGGCTGGTCGGCCGTCGTCCCCCGCTGGGGCGAGATCGTCAGCCTGCTGGCCTGA
- a CDS encoding Bax inhibitor-1/YccA family protein translates to MANPIIGSPDAFTKHNQSQPGYGQPQPGYGQPQGFDPYQQQTPQATAAVMTLDDVLAKTAITLGVVAAAAVVAFMFVPLAFITPALIASGIVGLITVFMVASRPRIPVGGVLFYAVVEGLFIGVFSKFFEYLYPGIVVSAVLATFVTAGVTLFAYKFFNIRVTERFRKIVFIATASLAGVLLVNFVLALFGIDTGMRSAGGSPGLLAIGISIVAVILAVLNLVTDFDSVERGIAMRAPANESWRAAFGITVTMVWLYTEILRIMSYFRN, encoded by the coding sequence ATGGCAAACCCGATCATCGGCAGCCCCGATGCCTTCACGAAGCACAACCAGTCGCAGCCCGGCTACGGTCAGCCCCAGCCCGGCTACGGCCAGCCGCAGGGCTTCGACCCCTACCAGCAGCAGACGCCGCAGGCCACCGCCGCGGTCATGACGCTCGACGACGTGCTGGCCAAGACGGCCATCACGCTCGGCGTCGTCGCGGCCGCCGCTGTCGTGGCCTTCATGTTCGTCCCGCTGGCCTTCATCACGCCCGCGCTGATCGCGTCGGGCATCGTCGGCCTCATCACCGTCTTCATGGTCGCCAGCCGGCCCAGGATCCCCGTGGGCGGTGTCCTGTTCTATGCCGTGGTCGAGGGCCTCTTCATCGGCGTGTTCTCGAAGTTCTTCGAGTACCTGTACCCCGGCATCGTGGTGTCCGCCGTGCTTGCCACGTTCGTCACGGCGGGCGTCACGCTGTTCGCGTACAAGTTCTTCAACATCCGCGTCACCGAGCGGTTCCGCAAGATCGTCTTCATCGCGACGGCGTCCCTGGCCGGTGTGCTGCTCGTGAACTTCGTCCTCGCGCTCTTCGGCATCGACACCGGCATGCGCTCCGCGGGCGGCAGCCCCGGCCTGCTGGCCATCGGCATCTCGATCGTCGCCGTGATCCTCGCGGTCCTGAACCTCGTGACCGACTTCGACTCCGTCGAGCGCGGCATCGCGATGCGCGCCCCGGCCAACGAGTCGTGGCGTGCGGCATTCGGCATCACCGTCACCATGGTGTGGCTGTACACCGAGATCCTGCGCATCATGAGCTACTTCAGGAACTGA